From a single Nothobranchius furzeri strain GRZ-AD chromosome 7, NfurGRZ-RIMD1, whole genome shotgun sequence genomic region:
- the pomp gene encoding proteasome maturation protein, giving the protein MNSRGLHSQLKDSVPVAGLCPQGAYGMQDSLRSGFTSVKNELLPSHPLELSEKNFQLNQDKMNYSTLRNIQGLHAPLKLQMEYRAARQIQRLPFLPSSNLALDTLRGSDESIGFEDILSDPAQSEVMGEPHMMVEYKLGLL; this is encoded by the exons ATG AATAGCCGAGGACTCCACTCCCAGCTGAAGGACAGTGTCCCTGTCGCTGGACTTTGTCCACAGGGTGCTTACGGAATGCAGGACTCTCTACGCAGCGG CTTCACGAGCGTAAAGAATGAGCTTCTTCCCAGCCACCCGCTGGAGCTGTCAGAGAAAAAT TTCCAGCTTAACCAGGATAAGATGAATTACTCCACACTCAGGAACATCCAAGGTCTTCATGCTCCACTCAAACTGCAGATGGAGTACCGAGCAGCACGACAG ATCCAGCGTCTGCCTTTCTTACCGAGTTCCAACTTGGCTCTCGACACGCTCCGAGGAAGCGATGAATCCATCGGCTTTGAGGACATCCTCAGCG ATCCAGCCCAAAGTGAAGTGATGGGAGAGCCACACATGATGGTGGAGTACAAACTAGGATTGTTGTGA